A portion of the Lolium rigidum isolate FL_2022 chromosome 1, APGP_CSIRO_Lrig_0.1, whole genome shotgun sequence genome contains these proteins:
- the LOC124692368 gene encoding exocyst complex component EXO70E2-like gives MAFPRSPASTVSSYASTPTLSSCPSSAISRGSSNTAISPAAARIWLVVPAAPPGNHNPALATTGAPEFTKANIQQHQDLLESAAEFPRQEINGWEHPDLCSPSKQLKNVSTSIKEINRWARSSTRLKVNSNIRLLESVFYLIKVVTSAAPHPDHIIAMIRVHDALANLLHVLPKNIFPFQEQNFLPFVDELCPRRGAPLPARFGNTLHDLRRSIRSGFQVLGAMILDYTSEAVPQGGGVHEITKYLLKYIMSLLDNGSSMKIILVSDEKEDMVAMETLRDIVATLICNLEIMLEKESHRYQDAGLKQLFLVNNVDFILHQVEGSEIRDLLGDDWVSTHRDQQKDNISWFINISWESVMHCLHVKSNKIPIFSRLPTLQIFNLEFEKTYGTQKTWKIENPVLRYNMRRSVSEKLFQAYSSYLENNKNKAPKLMKYTPEDLEELLSDLFEG, from the coding sequence ATGGCGTTTCCAAGGAGCCCTGCTTCCACCGTGAGCAGCTATGCTTCTACTCCGACGCTGAGCAGCTGCCCGAGCTCCGCCATCTCCAGAGGCAGCAGCAACACAGCAATCAGCCCCGCTGCCGCTAGGATCTGGCTCGTAGTTCCTGCTGCCCCCCCTGGTAACCATAACCCAGCACTAGCAACCACAGGAGCTCCTGAATTCACTAAGGCAAACATTCAGCAGCATCAGGATCTTCTGGAATCAGCAGCAGAGTTCCCTAGGCAAGAAATTAATGGCTGGGAGCATCCAGACCTCTGTTCCCCTTCAAAGCAACTCAAGAACGTAAGTACTTCTATCAAGGAGATCAATCGCTGGGCAAGATCTTCCACACGATTAAAGGTGAACTCAAATATCCGGCTCCTGGAATCTGTGTTTTATTTGATAAAAGTGGTAActtcggcagcaccacacccagatCACATCATCGCAATGATACGAGTCCATGACGCGCTTGCTAATCTGTTGCATGTGCTGCCCAAGAATATTTTCCCCTTCCAGGAGCAAAATTTCCTTCCGTTTGTAGATGAATTATGCCCAAGAAGAGGTGCACCGTTGCCAGCAAGGTTTGGAAACACTCTGCATGATCTGCGAAGAAGCATAAGGAGTGGTTTCCAGGTACTTGGCGCGATGATATTGGATTATACATCTGAAGCAGTCCCACAAGGTGGTGGTGTCCATGAGATCACCAAATACTTGTTGAAATACATCATGTCACTGCTGGACAATGGCAGCTCTATGAAAATCATACTTGTTAGTGATGAAAAGGAAGACATGGTTGCAATGGAGACGTTGCGAGATATTGTTGCCACCTTGATCTGTAACTTGGAAATTATGCTTGAGAAAGAATCTCATCGATATCAAGATGCAGGGTTAAAACAACTGTTCTTGGTGAATAATGTGGATTTTATACTACATCAAGTAGAAGGCTCAGAGATAAGAGATCTTCTAGGAGATGATTGGGTTTCAACACATAGAGACCAACAGAAGGACAACATCTCATGGTTTATCAACATTTCTTGGGAATCTGTCATGCATTGTTTACATGTAAAGAGCAACAAAATCCCAATCTTTTCTAGACTACCAACGCTGCAAATATTTAACCTGGAATTTGAAAAAACTTACGGGACTCAGAAAACATGGAAAATTGAAAATCCTGTGCTCCGCTACAATATGCGTAGATCAGTATCAGAGAAGCTTTTTCAGGCTTACAGTTCATACCTTGAGAACAACAAAAACAAGGCTCCAAAGCTCATGAAGTACACCCCTGAAGATCTTGAAGAGCTGCTGTCAGATCTGTTCGAAGGATAA
- the LOC124683464 gene encoding non-specific lipid transfer protein GPI-anchored 29-like, with protein MILQKPPQHFHCRSPHAAAALHLLLLLGAALAMASRTASAHGVHAPCCNLLQGVNLVPCLSMAGSGGAVNISAACCASLNQALDAGRRCVCSLLLANGVLAGLVAALIPTLPLVLPLPGCYLYAPPLAACQVTLLQTNYESPAAASAAPGAVGDAAGGSTDSPPPQAAAALIPKNGSAAGTTDGSAGNGSRVESLRRSDASRRPGVGEGRTYYVLIPVVVMAVFWFSYAVGS; from the exons ATGATTTTACAAAAGCCACCACAGCACTTCCACTGCAGATCTCCACACGCAGCCGCCGCCCTCCACCTGCTGCTTCTGCTCGGTGCCGCGCTGGCAATGGCGAGCAGGACAGCAAGCGCACACGGCGTCCACGCGCCATGCTGCAACCTGCTCCAGGGGGTGAACCTGGTGCCGTGCCTGTCGAtggcgggcagcggcggcgccgtgAACATCAGCGCCGCGTGCTGCGCGTCGCTGAACCAGGCCCTCGACGCCGGCCGCCGCTGCGTGTGCTCGCTGCTGCTGGCCAACGGCGTGCTCGCCGGCCTCGTCGCCGCGCTGATCCCCACGCTCCCGCTCGTGCTCCCGCTGCCCGGATGCTACCTCTACGCCCCTCCCCTGGCAGCTTGCCAAG TGACGTTGCTGCAGACGAACTATGAATCGCCGGCAGCGGCATCAGCAGCGCCTGGGGCTGTGGGTGATGCTGCTGGCGGCTCGACCGACTCGCCGCCTCCTCAGGCCGCCGCTGCCCTGATACCGAAGAATGGCAGTGCGGCTGGGACTACGGACGGGAGCGCCGGCAATGGCTCTAGGGTGGAGAGCCTTAGACGCAGCGACGCGAGCCGGCGTCCCGGCGTTGGTGAGGGTAGAACGTACTACGTGCTGATCCCTGTGGTGGTCATGGCTGTATTTTGGTTCAGTTACGCTGTCGGTTCATGA